The DNA sequence CCCTCCCTTCGACTCCGATCAGGGAACGCCTAGAAAAGGAAGACAGTGGACTCGATATCAGTCGCGCCCCAGAAAAGATCCCCGAACTCGAACAAGGCAATGACGATCGCATCTCCTACCCCTTTGTGCGCGGTAAAGGAGAAATTGAGGCCCCCATGGCCTGCTTTAAGATGTTGAGCCAGTTCATGAGAGTCTCTTTCCGTCGGGATGTGATTCGCAAAGTCCTAGAAAATCAACTGCGAAGTGTTGGGCAAATCTCCTTAACGGTTTGTGGGGCGATCGCCGAAATGATGGGACTACAGGCACAAATGGTACAACTGCCCGCCGCATCCATCAACCGTATCAAAGGCCCCGCCATGATTCCCTGGGGCCAAAGCTTCGCCATCCTCTACCGGATCAACGAACGGGAAGTGGTCATGGCAGTGCCCGAAAAAGGCATTACCCGCAGGCGAGTTGCCGACTTTGCCGAAGAATGGGGAGTAGTTCAAGGACAAGTGCTGCTGCTCCAGTCCCCCCCAGACAGACAACGGGAAAAATTTGGCCTCAGTTGGTTTGTTCCTGCCCTGATTAAATATCGGGGTATCCTGCTACAAGTTTTCATCGCCTCATTCTTTGTTCAGCTTTTTGGTCTGGCGAACCCCCTGATCACCCAGGTGATTATCGATAAAGTACTGGTGCAACGCAGTATCGAGACCCTGGATATTTTAGGGCTGTTCCTTCTGGGAGTAGCGATCTTTGAAGCCATTCTCACCCTGCTGAGAACCTATCTCTTTGTCGATACCACCAACCGTATTGACCTGGGACTCGGCTCAGAAGTCATTGCCCACTTGCTCAGGCTACCCCTAGAATACTTTGACCGCCGACGGGTTGGGGAACTGGCTGGCCGGATTAACGAATTAGAAAATATCCGTCAGTTTCTTACCGGAACAGCCCTCACCGTTGTTCTCGATGCCGTCTTCTCCGTCGTCTACATTGCGGTGATGTTCGTCTATAGCTGGCAGCTCTCCCTCGTTGCTCTGGCTACTGTTCCCCTGTTTGCCCTGGTAACCATCGTTGCTTCGCCCATTGTCCGCCGCCAACTGCGCCACAAAGCCGAACGCTACGCTGACGTGCAATCCTATCTGGTGGAAGTGCTATCTGGGATTCAAACGGTAAAAGCCCAGAATATTGAGCTAAAATCCCGCTGGCAATGGCAAGAACGGTACGCCAAATATATTAAATCGGGGTTTCGCTCCGTTCTCACCTTTAGTACGGCTGGTTCCATTAGTGGATTTCTGAATAAACTCTCTGGGCTATTGATTCTCTGGTTTGGGGCGCAAATGGTCCTAACCACTGCCTCGACTGATAACCCCTTTACCCTAGGACAGTTAATCGCGTTTCGGATTATTGCCGGGTATACCACCTCTCCTCTATTGCGCCTGATTCAACTGTGGCAAAGCTTCCAGGAAACTGGACTATCGATTGAACGACTCTCTGATGTTCTTGATGCCAATCCAGAAGCCGATGAAGCGAACCGTTCCAATATTTCCATGCCTCCTATTCATGGCCATGTGAAGTATGAAGATGTGTCCTTCCGGTTTGCCAGCGCGAATACCTGGCAATTGATGAATGTGAATTTAGACTTTCCCCAAGGACAGTTTGTGGGAATTGTCGGCCAAAGTGGTTCCGGTAAATCCACGCTGATGAAGCTGCTGCAACGGTTATATGAACCCGGTTCTGGCCGTATCTTGGTAGACCAGTTAGATGTGAGTAAGGTGGAACTGTACTCCCTGCGTCGGCAAATTGGGGTGGTTCTCCAAGATACGCTGTTGTTTAATGGTTCGGTGCAAGAAAATATTGCTTTGGCGAACCCCGATGCTACGGAGCAGGAAATTATCGAAGCAGCGAAAGTGGCGGTAGCTCACGAGTTTATTATGTCTTTGCCCCAAGGTTATAACACGGTTGTGGGCGAGCGGGGGGCGAATTTATCGGGGGGACAGAGGCAACGGATCGCGATCGCCCGTACGGTCCTTCAAAGACCTCGCCTGCTGATTCTTGACGAAGCCACCTCTGCCCTAGACTATGATAGTGAGCGGCAAGTGTGCCAAAATCTGGCCCAAACGTTCAAAGGAGAAACAGTCTTCTTTATTACGCACCGCTTAACGACGGTGCGGAATGCAGATGTAATTATTATGATGGATCAAGGTTCCGTTGTTGAACAGGGAACCCATGCTGAACTGATGGCTCTCAAAGGACGGTA is a window from the Roseofilum reptotaenium CS-1145 genome containing:
- a CDS encoding peptidase domain-containing ABC transporter, whose amino-acid sequence is MTQAVSPSQIQGFLAKVHPFDQLNPRTLEQLTSGCKLLRYAIGQPILIREKVPAQVSILYQGQVRILGYDQRRQTTVSLKRAEPGEVMGWTSLLRQSGCETALASTEVICITLDAQDFLRLIDQEPQFREAIGQQISISEVFELLSAELARQADGTADLKELTFKAIANTTAVNLPSGNLQVRDLINTLNPSRLWLVSSGTVGDFTSGSNIPLDTLAEQPNQRLPIKGRWGARLLGVERFQQTQETQEILAPSSPPPHSPISPSPLSPKALPSTPIRERLEKEDSGLDISRAPEKIPELEQGNDDRISYPFVRGKGEIEAPMACFKMLSQFMRVSFRRDVIRKVLENQLRSVGQISLTVCGAIAEMMGLQAQMVQLPAASINRIKGPAMIPWGQSFAILYRINEREVVMAVPEKGITRRRVADFAEEWGVVQGQVLLLQSPPDRQREKFGLSWFVPALIKYRGILLQVFIASFFVQLFGLANPLITQVIIDKVLVQRSIETLDILGLFLLGVAIFEAILTLLRTYLFVDTTNRIDLGLGSEVIAHLLRLPLEYFDRRRVGELAGRINELENIRQFLTGTALTVVLDAVFSVVYIAVMFVYSWQLSLVALATVPLFALVTIVASPIVRRQLRHKAERYADVQSYLVEVLSGIQTVKAQNIELKSRWQWQERYAKYIKSGFRSVLTFSTAGSISGFLNKLSGLLILWFGAQMVLTTASTDNPFTLGQLIAFRIIAGYTTSPLLRLIQLWQSFQETGLSIERLSDVLDANPEADEANRSNISMPPIHGHVKYEDVSFRFASANTWQLMNVNLDFPQGQFVGIVGQSGSGKSTLMKLLQRLYEPGSGRILVDQLDVSKVELYSLRRQIGVVLQDTLLFNGSVQENIALANPDATEQEIIEAAKVAVAHEFIMSLPQGYNTVVGERGANLSGGQRQRIAIARTVLQRPRLLILDEATSALDYDSERQVCQNLAQTFKGETVFFITHRLTTVRNADVIIMMDQGSVVEQGTHAELMALKGRYYCLFEQQDSQL